In Labeo rohita strain BAU-BD-2019 chromosome 16, IGBB_LRoh.1.0, whole genome shotgun sequence, one DNA window encodes the following:
- the skap2 gene encoding src kinase-associated phosphoprotein 2 isoform X1, whose protein sequence is MRSIPEDLTTLISDLETYLTDVLKGENLSKKAKEKRDAFIKRIKDVKTSYSHEFKDKRDEELPEPDEADTNDGGSLHSEQTDRDEEGAYDGVQQSPPVAAQDLQSVLKSGYLEKRRKDHSFFGNEWQKRWCALSNSIFYYYGSEKDKQQKGEFNIVGYNVKMNNTLRKDAKRDCCFEISAPDKRVYQFCAASEKEAREWVEHIDFLIKDMGGVIPEDEEEYDDCLPMSKPSMAAPIDDDIYEELPEEDAPQPVKPTVNLASKPPPPSTPVTAAANKSTDYANYFQGLWDCTGDHPDELSFKRGDTIYILSKEYDVFGWWVGEMKGAIGIVPKEYLLELYVL, encoded by the exons ATGAGGTCCATCCCGGAAGACTTAACGACACTAATTTCAG ATTTGGAAACCTATTTGACTGATGTCCTTAAAGGGGAGAATTTGAGCAAGAAAGCAAAAGAGAAAAGGGATGCCTTCATCAAGCGCATTAAAGATGTGAAAACGAG CTACTCTCATGAGTTCAAGGACAAAC GAGATGAAGAGCTTCCAGAGCCTGATGAAGCGGACACCAATGATGGTGGATCACTGCACTCGGAGCAAACTGACAGGGATGAGGAAGGCGCATATGATG GAGTTCAACAGTCTCCTCCAGTGGCAGCTCAAGACCTTCAGTCCGTTTTAAAAAGTGGCTACCTGGAGAAGCGGAGAAAGG ATCACAGCTTCTTTGGTAATGAATGGCAAAAAAGATGGTGTGCATTAAGCAACAGCATATTCTACTACTACGGCAGTGAGAAAG ATAAACAGCAGAAGGGAGAGTTTAATATTGTCGGATACAATGTCAAAATGAACAACACCCTGCGGAAAGATGCAAAGCGGGATTGCTGCTTTGAGATCTCGGCTCCAGACAAGCGTGTATATCAG TTCTGTGCTGCGTCTGAGAAAGAAGCAAGAGAGTGGGTGGAGCACATTGACTTTCTGATTAAAG ACATGGGTGGAGTCATTCCTGAAGATGAAGAAGAGTATGATGACTGCTTACCTATGAGCAAACCATCAATGGCTGCACCTATCGATGATGACATTTATGAAGAACTCCCTG aggAAGATGCCCCCCAGCCTGTTAAACCAACAGTGAACCTGGCCAGCAAACCCCCACCACCATCCACCCCTGTGACAG CAGCGGCGAACAAGAGCACAGACTACGCAAACTACTTCCAGGGCTTGTGGGATTGCACTGGCGATCATCCCGACGAGCTGTCCTTCAAGCGAGGAGACACCATCTACATCCTCAGCAAG GAGTACGACGTGTTTGGCTGGTGGGTGGGGGAGATGAAAGGGGCCATCGGTATCGTACCTAAGGAGTATCTTCTGGAACTGTACGTACTGTAA
- the skap2 gene encoding src kinase-associated phosphoprotein 2 isoform X3: MRSIPEDLTTLISGDEELPEPDEADTNDGGSLHSEQTDRDEEGAYDGVQQSPPVAAQDLQSVLKSGYLEKRRKDHSFFGNEWQKRWCALSNSIFYYYGSEKDKQQKGEFNIVGYNVKMNNTLRKDAKRDCCFEISAPDKRVYQFCAASEKEAREWVEHIDFLIKDMGGVIPEDEEEYDDCLPMSKPSMAAPIDDDIYEELPEEDAPQPVKPTVNLASKPPPPSTPVTAAANKSTDYANYFQGLWDCTGDHPDELSFKRGDTIYILSKEYDVFGWWVGEMKGAIGIVPKEYLLELYVL, encoded by the exons ATGAGGTCCATCCCGGAAGACTTAACGACACTAATTTCAG GAGATGAAGAGCTTCCAGAGCCTGATGAAGCGGACACCAATGATGGTGGATCACTGCACTCGGAGCAAACTGACAGGGATGAGGAAGGCGCATATGATG GAGTTCAACAGTCTCCTCCAGTGGCAGCTCAAGACCTTCAGTCCGTTTTAAAAAGTGGCTACCTGGAGAAGCGGAGAAAGG ATCACAGCTTCTTTGGTAATGAATGGCAAAAAAGATGGTGTGCATTAAGCAACAGCATATTCTACTACTACGGCAGTGAGAAAG ATAAACAGCAGAAGGGAGAGTTTAATATTGTCGGATACAATGTCAAAATGAACAACACCCTGCGGAAAGATGCAAAGCGGGATTGCTGCTTTGAGATCTCGGCTCCAGACAAGCGTGTATATCAG TTCTGTGCTGCGTCTGAGAAAGAAGCAAGAGAGTGGGTGGAGCACATTGACTTTCTGATTAAAG ACATGGGTGGAGTCATTCCTGAAGATGAAGAAGAGTATGATGACTGCTTACCTATGAGCAAACCATCAATGGCTGCACCTATCGATGATGACATTTATGAAGAACTCCCTG aggAAGATGCCCCCCAGCCTGTTAAACCAACAGTGAACCTGGCCAGCAAACCCCCACCACCATCCACCCCTGTGACAG CAGCGGCGAACAAGAGCACAGACTACGCAAACTACTTCCAGGGCTTGTGGGATTGCACTGGCGATCATCCCGACGAGCTGTCCTTCAAGCGAGGAGACACCATCTACATCCTCAGCAAG GAGTACGACGTGTTTGGCTGGTGGGTGGGGGAGATGAAAGGGGCCATCGGTATCGTACCTAAGGAGTATCTTCTGGAACTGTACGTACTGTAA
- the skap2 gene encoding src kinase-associated phosphoprotein 2 isoform X2 — protein sequence MRSIPEDLTTLISDLETYLTDVLKGENLSKKAKEKRDAFIKRIKDVKTSYSHEFKDKRDEELPEPDEADTNDGGSLHSEQTDRDEEGAYDGVQQSPPVAAQDLQSVLKSGYLEKRRKDHSFFGNEWQKRWCALSNSIFYYYGSEKDKQQKGEFNIVGYNVKMNNTLRKDAKRDCCFEISAPDKRVYQFCAASEKEAREWVEHIDFLIKDMGGVIPEDEEEYDDCLPMSKPSMAAPIDDDIYEELPEEDAPQPVKPTVNLASKPPPPSTPVTAANKSTDYANYFQGLWDCTGDHPDELSFKRGDTIYILSKEYDVFGWWVGEMKGAIGIVPKEYLLELYVL from the exons ATGAGGTCCATCCCGGAAGACTTAACGACACTAATTTCAG ATTTGGAAACCTATTTGACTGATGTCCTTAAAGGGGAGAATTTGAGCAAGAAAGCAAAAGAGAAAAGGGATGCCTTCATCAAGCGCATTAAAGATGTGAAAACGAG CTACTCTCATGAGTTCAAGGACAAAC GAGATGAAGAGCTTCCAGAGCCTGATGAAGCGGACACCAATGATGGTGGATCACTGCACTCGGAGCAAACTGACAGGGATGAGGAAGGCGCATATGATG GAGTTCAACAGTCTCCTCCAGTGGCAGCTCAAGACCTTCAGTCCGTTTTAAAAAGTGGCTACCTGGAGAAGCGGAGAAAGG ATCACAGCTTCTTTGGTAATGAATGGCAAAAAAGATGGTGTGCATTAAGCAACAGCATATTCTACTACTACGGCAGTGAGAAAG ATAAACAGCAGAAGGGAGAGTTTAATATTGTCGGATACAATGTCAAAATGAACAACACCCTGCGGAAAGATGCAAAGCGGGATTGCTGCTTTGAGATCTCGGCTCCAGACAAGCGTGTATATCAG TTCTGTGCTGCGTCTGAGAAAGAAGCAAGAGAGTGGGTGGAGCACATTGACTTTCTGATTAAAG ACATGGGTGGAGTCATTCCTGAAGATGAAGAAGAGTATGATGACTGCTTACCTATGAGCAAACCATCAATGGCTGCACCTATCGATGATGACATTTATGAAGAACTCCCTG aggAAGATGCCCCCCAGCCTGTTAAACCAACAGTGAACCTGGCCAGCAAACCCCCACCACCATCCACCCCTGTGACAG CGGCGAACAAGAGCACAGACTACGCAAACTACTTCCAGGGCTTGTGGGATTGCACTGGCGATCATCCCGACGAGCTGTCCTTCAAGCGAGGAGACACCATCTACATCCTCAGCAAG GAGTACGACGTGTTTGGCTGGTGGGTGGGGGAGATGAAAGGGGCCATCGGTATCGTACCTAAGGAGTATCTTCTGGAACTGTACGTACTGTAA